In Cyanobacterium stanieri LEGE 03274, the sequence TCCTGAGTGTGGTTACATTACAGGGCGAGATCATGCTTCTGCTTTAGTAATTAGGAATCGTGGTTTAGATTTAGTGGCGGTCGGGCAGCCCGTCCAAGAAAAGGCTAGTGGAGATGGTCGCAGCGGGAGCGAGTTTACTCGTCTAGCCACGAATCTGTGAAGCTAGAATCCCCCGACATAATCTTTGATTTGTCGGTGGGAGTGTCAAGAGGCTCAATTTCTGTGGTTGGATGTCAGGAGAGTAGAAATTAATGCCAAATCAGAGGATGAACCTCGTACAATGGTAATAGGGAAGATAAAGAATAAGCATTGGACTGCCGTAATTACTTATCGAGGTGATAGGCTGAGGATAATTTCGGTAAGACGTTCAAAAACAAAGGAGATTAGTTTATATGAAAGCTGAGGAGTTAGATTTATTATTTGACAATGGGGAAGATGTGTTGGAGTATTTTGATCTTGATTCTTTGAAGCGTCCTGGTTTGGAAATGGATGCTATGGAGATTAGTTTTCCTCAATGGATGATTGAAGCGATGGAAATGGAGGCTCAACGAATTGGGGTTGACATTCAGGCGGTGATTAAGATGTGGATCGCTCAGCGATTGGATGCGATGGGTTAGCCCCCTAAATCCGCCAATACTGGGAGAATTGTTATTTGAGGTGGTGAGGGGCGATCGCACAGTCAAGATATATTGTCATCCGGGGTTATCGTTCAATAAATTGAACTGTGATTACCGTTGAGATAGGGTGGGTTAAGGGGCGATCACGAAGTGGCAGACTACGTCCGATCGCACCTAACCTGTACCTTCATGATCGCCTTTAGAAAGTACAATAAAATCGGTGGTCAATTCTGAGTAATAATAAAGTTAATTTATCCATGCACATAGTCGATAATATTGAAAATTTACGGGCAATTTTGGAGACAGTAAAAGGAAAAAGCATTGGTTTTGTGCCTACCATGGGAGCATTACATGATGGCCATAAAAGTTTGATTAAACGGGCAAGATTATCCACAGATTTCGTGGTGGTGAGTATTTTCGTTAATCCTTTGCAGTTTGGGATAAATGAAGATTTGGCGAAGTATCCTCGACAGGTAAGGGAGGATGAGGAAATCTGCAATAGTTTGGGGGTTAATGTTTTATTTCTTCCTTCAGAGGATGCCATGAAAACTTTGACGGAGGATACAACGTTGGTTACTCCTCCTGTGTCGATGATGTCGGTGTTATGTGGGAAGTATAGAAAAGGACACTTTCAGGGGGTGGCAACCATTGTTACTAAGTTACTGAATTTGATACGTCCTCAGGTGGCTTTTTTTGGACAGAAGGATGCTCAACAGGTGGCTATTATCAAGCGCATGGTAGATGATTTGTTTATCGGGGTGAAAATAGAGTCTTGCCCAATTATTCGAGAGGATTCGGGGTTGGCCCTTAGTTCGAGAAATCAATATTTAACCCCTGAGCAAAGGAGGGAAGCAAGGGCGTTATATGGGGCTTTAAATTGTGCTTATGGAGCTTTTTTGGCTGGGGAGAGACAAGTTAATGTTTTGATAGATTTGGCAAGGGAAGTATTGGAACAGGAGCCGACAATCAGGGTACAATATTTGGAAATTGTTGATCCTGTTAGTCTTCAGCCTTTGCAAACCATTGGGGAAGAAGGATTAATGGCGATCGCCGCCTATTGTGGTACTACCCGTTTAATTGATAATTTAATGTTAAAAGTGAAAAAACCAATCATTGCCATTGATGGTCCTGCGGGGGCTGGAAAGTCCACCATTAGCCGAAAATTAGCCCATGAGCTAGGGTTGTTATACCTTGACAC encodes:
- a CDS encoding bifunctional pantoate--beta-alanine ligase/(d)CMP kinase; this encodes MHIVDNIENLRAILETVKGKSIGFVPTMGALHDGHKSLIKRARLSTDFVVVSIFVNPLQFGINEDLAKYPRQVREDEEICNSLGVNVLFLPSEDAMKTLTEDTTLVTPPVSMMSVLCGKYRKGHFQGVATIVTKLLNLIRPQVAFFGQKDAQQVAIIKRMVDDLFIGVKIESCPIIREDSGLALSSRNQYLTPEQRREARALYGALNCAYGAFLAGERQVNVLIDLAREVLEQEPTIRVQYLEIVDPVSLQPLQTIGEEGLMAIAAYCGTTRLIDNLMLKVKKPIIAIDGPAGAGKSTISRKLAHELGLLYLDTGAMYRAITWLVIDKQISLEDTEAIALEVAGATIELYPSDDLKLPVTVRVNQRDVTKEIRTPAVTRNVSGIAAQKAVREKLVKLQQIYGQQGGIIAEGRDIGTNVFPDADLKIFLTASVKARAKRRSHDLAQQGETNIDLQQLEADIAQRDFLDSTRELAPLQQAPDAIAINTDNLTIEQVIEKIKQFMG
- the brnA gene encoding type II toxin-antitoxin system BrnA family antitoxin, with protein sequence MKAEELDLLFDNGEDVLEYFDLDSLKRPGLEMDAMEISFPQWMIEAMEMEAQRIGVDIQAVIKMWIAQRLDAMG
- a CDS encoding BrnT family toxin; translated protein: MICRWECQEAQFLWLDVRRVEINAKSEDEPRTMVIGKIKNKHWTAVITYRGDRLRIISVRRSKTKEISLYES